From a region of the Myroides sp. JBRI-B21084 genome:
- a CDS encoding alpha-ketoglutarate-dependent dioxygenase AlkB family protein, protein MDLFTNDIIVDDNLLPYGGELIYHGVLLDTNESSHFFDAMMQKIEWYNDKSIIYGKEITTKRKVAWYGSKDFSYTYSGVTRIATPWIEELLALKQLIELYTDSMYNSCLLNLYHSGEEGMAWHSDGEKDLVENGSIACLSLGAQRRFDFKHKQTAEKKHFNLPSGSVIEMKGETQKNWLHRIAPTKKVTEPRISLTFRQMKF, encoded by the coding sequence ATGGATTTATTTACCAACGATATAATTGTTGATGATAATTTATTGCCTTACGGTGGTGAACTTATTTATCACGGTGTTTTGTTAGATACCAATGAAAGCTCTCATTTTTTTGATGCAATGATGCAGAAAATTGAATGGTACAACGACAAATCAATCATATACGGAAAAGAAATTACAACTAAACGCAAAGTGGCTTGGTACGGATCTAAAGATTTTTCTTATACCTATTCAGGCGTTACCCGCATTGCAACACCTTGGATTGAAGAATTGTTGGCACTGAAACAGTTAATTGAATTATACACAGATAGCATGTACAATTCTTGCTTATTGAATTTGTACCACAGCGGCGAAGAAGGCATGGCTTGGCACAGCGATGGCGAAAAAGATTTGGTAGAAAATGGTTCAATTGCTTGTTTAAGTTTGGGTGCGCAACGCCGTTTTGATTTTAAACACAAACAAACTGCCGAAAAAAAACACTTTAATTTACCAAGTGGTTCGGTAATTGAAATGAAAGGCGAAACACAAAAAAATTGGCTGCACCGAATTGCTCCCACAAAAAAAGTAACCGAACCAAGAATTAGTTTGACTTTTAGACAGATGAAGTTTTAA
- the lpxD gene encoding UDP-3-O-(3-hydroxymyristoyl)glucosamine N-acyltransferase translates to MKTYTIFEINDILKGTIIGTTSNNITSTEELTRAKSSDISFIGNKKYEKLWATSQASVAVVNKDISIEPGENRAFIKVDNADLAMSQVLELFASPMPEFAVDIHPTAVIDASAKIGNGVKIGAGCYVGPRTEIGDATILYPNVTVLDDCIIGKQTVLWSGVVVRERSKIGHQCIVHPNATIGADGFGFRPCAERGLVKIPQIGDVVIGNQVEIGANACVDRGKFSSTIIGDGCKIDNLVQIGHNSELGMFCIMAGNSGLAGSVKLGNGVMIGGSASIKDHTTIGDRAVIGAGSGVTGDVEAGKTMLGYPALEARDTLKQWAIMKRLLNESKK, encoded by the coding sequence ATGAAAACATACACTATTTTTGAAATTAACGATATTTTAAAGGGAACCATTATAGGTACAACTTCAAACAATATTACTTCAACCGAAGAACTTACTCGAGCTAAATCGTCGGATATTTCGTTTATAGGTAATAAAAAATACGAAAAATTATGGGCAACTTCACAGGCAAGTGTTGCAGTTGTAAATAAAGATATTTCAATTGAACCTGGTGAAAACCGCGCTTTTATTAAAGTTGATAATGCCGATTTAGCCATGAGTCAAGTTTTAGAACTTTTTGCATCACCAATGCCCGAATTTGCTGTAGATATTCACCCAACCGCTGTGATTGATGCTTCTGCAAAAATTGGTAACGGAGTTAAAATTGGGGCAGGTTGCTACGTTGGTCCACGTACCGAAATTGGCGATGCTACTATTTTATATCCTAATGTAACTGTTTTAGACGATTGTATAATTGGTAAGCAAACCGTACTTTGGAGTGGCGTTGTAGTACGCGAACGCAGTAAAATTGGGCATCAATGTATAGTACATCCCAATGCAACTATTGGTGCCGATGGTTTTGGATTTCGCCCTTGCGCAGAACGCGGCCTAGTTAAAATACCTCAAATTGGCGATGTAGTTATAGGCAATCAAGTTGAAATTGGTGCAAATGCGTGTGTAGATCGTGGTAAATTTAGTTCAACCATAATTGGCGACGGCTGTAAAATTGATAATTTGGTTCAGATTGGGCATAACAGTGAATTAGGAATGTTTTGTATTATGGCCGGAAACAGCGGTTTGGCCGGATCGGTTAAATTGGGTAATGGCGTAATGATTGGTGGAAGTGCATCAATTAAAGACCATACTACTATTGGCGACCGCGCAGTTATTGGCGCAGGCTCTGGGGTTACAGGCGATGTTGAAGCTGGTAAAACTATGTTGGGTTATCCAGCGTTAGAAGCACGCGATACTTTAAAACAGTGGGCTATTATGAAACGTTTGCTTAACGAAAGTAAAAAATAG
- a CDS encoding glycosyltransferase family 2 protein, with translation MNVYCIIPTYNEEAFIAQTLQSLVQQTVVPNKIVVVNDNSTDKTAEIVSVFEEKHPFITQVFNKSENKHLPGSKVINAFYRGFETIDDNYDIIVKLDADLILPTNYFERIIETFNQNVQIGMVGGFAYIEQNGEWILENLTDKDHIRGAFKAYRKACFKQIGGLKKAMGWDTVDELLCKYYQWQIITLPDLKVKHLKPTGATYNKAARYKQGQAFYRLGYGFLITAVASLKLALRKQKPLLFIDYLVGYFKAKQSKTTLLVTPEQAQFIRKYRWKKIKEKLF, from the coding sequence ATGAACGTTTATTGCATTATACCCACTTATAACGAAGAAGCTTTTATTGCACAAACTTTACAATCATTGGTGCAACAAACCGTTGTACCTAATAAAATTGTGGTAGTTAATGATAATTCTACCGATAAAACTGCTGAAATTGTAAGTGTTTTTGAAGAAAAACACCCTTTTATTACACAAGTTTTTAATAAATCTGAAAACAAACATTTACCCGGAAGCAAAGTTATTAACGCTTTTTATAGAGGATTTGAAACAATTGACGATAATTACGATATTATAGTAAAATTAGACGCCGATTTAATTTTACCTACCAATTATTTTGAACGAATTATTGAAACTTTTAACCAAAACGTCCAAATTGGTATGGTGGGTGGTTTTGCGTATATTGAACAAAATGGCGAGTGGATTTTAGAAAATTTAACCGATAAAGACCATATTCGCGGGGCTTTTAAAGCTTACCGCAAAGCGTGTTTTAAACAAATTGGTGGCTTAAAAAAAGCTATGGGTTGGGATACGGTTGACGAATTATTGTGTAAATACTACCAATGGCAAATAATTACGCTACCCGATTTAAAAGTAAAACATTTAAAACCAACCGGTGCAACTTACAACAAAGCTGCGCGTTATAAACAAGGCCAAGCATTTTACAGATTAGGTTACGGTTTTTTAATTACTGCTGTTGCAAGCTTAAAATTAGCTTTACGCAAGCAAAAACCATTGCTTTTTATTGATTATTTAGTAGGTTATTTTAAAGCAAAACAAAGCAAAACTACTTTATTAGTAACACCCGAACAAGCACAATTTATACGTAAATACCGTTGGAAAAAAATAAAAGAAAAATTGTTTTAA
- the glsA gene encoding glutaminase A → MQKQFKFITFFIVLVVGLQIVTAQKHDKLFKINEKVLQDIFNQNKHFATQGKVADYIPELGKMNADAIAFSVVDTNGKVFSVGDTNKKFTMQSISKIIALMVAVQENGEEAVFKNMGYFGSDKPFNHFGNLEITGKPLNPMMNAGAILTVSMIKGDGEMAFQKVLKMVQFITKNNNINYNNAVYLSEKETGHRNRGMFYIMKNSGLITGEENQLDNYFKQCSIEVTAEDLAKIGYFFANECVRFDGDTTFKNSDLSKLIQSQMLVAGMYEFSGEYARTIGLPSKSGVGGGITVSVPGKMGIGVFSAPLDSHGNSVAGYQMILDFSKRFHLNIFQP, encoded by the coding sequence ATGCAAAAGCAATTTAAATTTATAACTTTTTTTATAGTACTTGTGGTTGGGTTACAAATTGTAACTGCACAAAAACACGACAAGCTTTTTAAAATTAACGAAAAAGTTTTACAAGATATTTTTAACCAAAACAAACATTTTGCTACACAAGGAAAAGTTGCCGACTATATTCCCGAATTAGGTAAAATGAATGCCGATGCGATTGCTTTTTCTGTGGTTGATACTAACGGAAAAGTTTTTAGCGTAGGCGATACCAACAAGAAATTTACCATGCAAAGTATTTCTAAAATTATTGCTTTAATGGTAGCAGTTCAGGAAAACGGTGAAGAGGCTGTTTTTAAAAATATGGGGTATTTTGGATCAGACAAACCGTTTAATCATTTTGGAAATTTAGAAATAACGGGTAAACCATTAAACCCAATGATGAATGCCGGAGCTATTTTAACGGTTTCTATGATTAAAGGCGATGGCGAAATGGCTTTTCAAAAGGTTTTAAAAATGGTTCAGTTTATTACCAAAAACAACAACATTAACTATAACAATGCTGTTTATTTGTCTGAAAAAGAAACCGGACATCGCAACCGAGGCATGTTTTACATTATGAAAAACAGCGGATTGATTACGGGCGAAGAAAATCAGTTAGACAATTATTTTAAACAATGTTCTATTGAAGTTACTGCCGAAGATTTGGCTAAAATTGGTTACTTTTTTGCGAATGAATGTGTGCGATTTGATGGCGATACCACTTTTAAAAATTCCGATTTATCAAAATTGATACAATCGCAAATGTTGGTTGCTGGTATGTATGAATTTAGTGGCGAATATGCACGCACAATAGGTTTACCTAGTAAATCGGGCGTTGGTGGCGGAATTACCGTAAGTGTTCCTGGCAAAATGGGAATTGGTGTTTTTAGTGCACCTTTAGATAGTCACGGAAATTCGGTTGCGGGTTACCAAATGATTTTAGATTTTTCGAAAAGATTTCATTTGAATATTTTTCAACCTTAA
- a CDS encoding lipopolysaccharide biosynthesis protein → MNNRFSSKQALWFTLINYFGVLIGTVSTLFIYPNNKDLLGIIGYIDAFAQIVYPIMVLGASTALLNFQPKLNSFLQRKLFTYSIFSVFFMIGVCAMGVFLLYYFSALTNKQYFIYGFFIAICLAFIDLFKRQATNLQKLSVPTFFEKIIPKISLPFMFVLVLYFGVSPTNGYVFYTLSFFAILLAVCMYLFRYFKPIYTLQFVDLFQEISKKSYYQYSLYAFTASLGSFFAFRIDAFMIPEFISNAANGDFKLGVNLANALMIPATGVFALYSPFISQSLKNNDFTVLKVKYINVAKNLFFIGILMYGCVLLGMHDFFNLLPTGQKLLPVLPILYILGGNVVLNMATSFNTEIIAYSVFYRFNLIAILSLALINIGLNYYVLTQTSYGVVGVAWASFFAMFVFNLVKLIFIYLKFNMLPIDKVYIKTVLTSLVFLLIAYFVPNHFLGAYTFVLKCSFFVLAFSAFIYVKGWVPELNNMLLKVRKLF, encoded by the coding sequence ATGAACAACCGTTTTTCTAGCAAACAGGCTTTATGGTTTACGCTAATAAATTATTTTGGCGTGCTAATTGGCACGGTTTCTACATTGTTTATTTACCCCAATAATAAAGATTTACTAGGAATTATTGGTTATATTGATGCTTTTGCACAAATTGTATATCCAATTATGGTGTTGGGTGCATCAACAGCTTTGTTAAACTTTCAACCTAAATTAAATAGCTTTTTACAACGAAAATTGTTTACTTACAGCATTTTTTCGGTGTTTTTTATGATTGGTGTTTGTGCTATGGGTGTGTTTTTACTTTATTATTTTAGTGCATTAACCAACAAACAATACTTTATTTACGGCTTTTTTATTGCTATTTGCTTGGCTTTTATAGATTTGTTTAAAAGGCAAGCTACTAATTTACAAAAGCTTTCGGTTCCTACTTTTTTCGAAAAAATTATACCTAAAATTAGTTTGCCATTCATGTTTGTGCTGGTTTTGTATTTTGGTGTTTCTCCTACAAACGGCTATGTTTTTTATACGCTTAGCTTTTTTGCCATTTTATTGGCAGTTTGTATGTATTTGTTTAGATATTTTAAACCGATTTACACATTGCAATTTGTCGATTTATTTCAAGAAATCTCTAAAAAAAGTTATTATCAATACAGTTTATACGCATTTACAGCAAGTTTAGGATCGTTTTTTGCGTTTAGGATTGATGCTTTTATGATTCCCGAATTCATTTCAAATGCTGCTAACGGCGATTTTAAACTAGGTGTAAATTTGGCAAATGCGTTAATGATTCCTGCTACCGGAGTTTTTGCGTTATACAGTCCGTTTATTTCGCAATCGTTAAAAAATAACGATTTTACAGTTTTAAAAGTTAAATATATAAACGTTGCCAAAAACCTTTTTTTTATAGGTATTTTAATGTACGGATGTGTGCTTTTAGGTATGCACGACTTTTTTAATTTATTGCCAACGGGTCAAAAATTACTACCTGTTTTACCTATTTTATATATTTTAGGTGGTAATGTGGTTTTAAATATGGCAACTAGTTTTAATACCGAAATTATTGCGTATTCTGTTTTTTACCGTTTTAATTTAATTGCCATTTTAAGTTTAGCACTAATTAATATAGGTTTAAATTATTATGTTTTAACACAAACAAGTTATGGAGTGGTAGGTGTTGCATGGGCATCTTTTTTTGCAATGTTTGTGTTTAATTTAGTGAAGTTAATTTTTATCTATTTAAAATTTAATATGTTGCCAATAGATAAAGTTTATATAAAAACGGTGCTAACTAGCCTTGTTTTTTTGTTGATTGCGTATTTTGTGCCCAATCATTTTTTAGGCGCCTATACTTTTGTACTTAAATGCAGTTTTTTTGTACTTGCCTTTTCAGCATTTATTTATGTAAAAGGATGGGTGCCCGAATTGAATAACATGCTTTTAAAAGTTAGAAAATTATTTTAA
- a CDS encoding NERD domain-containing protein — MELFILVLIILSAFFWVFYKARIKGAIGEKTVSSILYFLDSTKYKVINNVVIKNDKVTSQIDHVVISNFGIFVIETKNFKGWIVGSEKSEFWTQIIFKYRKKFYNPLLQNFGHIKALKECLVDYPHLKYYSIIVFSNNADIKLNTSQDVINSSQLLRTIKKYSEVNLTETEKEKISQKINSSNIIDSYDKSQHIKSIKQRINHRENTIANNKCPSCGSDLIKRKGKFGFFLGCTSYPKCRFIRNI; from the coding sequence ATGGAACTTTTTATTCTAGTATTAATTATTTTATCGGCATTCTTCTGGGTATTTTACAAAGCAAGGATCAAGGGAGCAATTGGAGAAAAGACTGTATCTTCAATATTATATTTTTTAGATAGCACAAAGTATAAAGTAATTAACAATGTTGTCATCAAAAATGATAAAGTAACATCACAAATTGATCATGTTGTAATTTCCAACTTCGGAATTTTCGTTATTGAAACAAAGAATTTTAAAGGATGGATTGTAGGTAGTGAAAAATCAGAATTTTGGACTCAAATAATATTCAAGTATAGAAAGAAGTTTTACAATCCTTTGCTACAAAATTTCGGTCATATAAAAGCGTTAAAAGAATGTCTTGTTGATTATCCACATTTAAAGTACTATTCAATAATTGTTTTTTCAAACAACGCTGACATTAAATTAAATACTTCTCAAGATGTAATTAATTCAAGTCAACTCTTAAGAACAATAAAAAAATATTCCGAAGTAAATCTTACAGAAACAGAGAAAGAAAAAATTTCGCAAAAAATCAACTCATCTAATATAATTGACTCATATGACAAAAGTCAACACATAAAATCAATTAAACAAAGGATTAATCATCGTGAAAACACTATTGCAAATAATAAATGCCCAAGTTGTGGTAGTGATTTGATCAAACGAAAAGGAAAATTTGGATTTTTTCTTGGTTGCACTTCTTATCCAAAATGCAGATTTATTAGAAATATTTAA
- a CDS encoding XAC2610-related protein encodes MKKIILVLLLFPLFINAQTSYELTNFSDSYFAKIIDTTNENSEVETNCLLKIYLKNNNKLIFSAPAFYSDADLEGSKIKSNIKQIPYGEQSILIFEDFNFDGTKDIALRTGYYSCYGGPSFAIYLATKNSFVYNESFTELGSNYCGMFTVDTEKKQLSTMTKSGCCWHQYSTYVVEKNQVIPIEIIEESYSGVFVDYSIKKRVNGKMTESTYKEFPTENKPEFTIIFENGKKMHLMSIYGNEHLGYVFTNAKNVVELFIDADFTYNKTNQTVSFKNGNTTYIVSEKGIVVKDGTKTHHLNKIKKITGAFNNIKWNKLSNVQLN; translated from the coding sequence ATGAAAAAAATTATACTCGTTTTACTGTTATTTCCTCTTTTTATTAACGCTCAAACATCGTATGAGTTAACCAATTTCTCTGACAGCTACTTTGCTAAAATTATTGATACTACTAACGAAAATTCTGAAGTAGAAACCAATTGTTTGCTTAAAATCTATCTAAAAAACAATAACAAGTTAATTTTTTCTGCACCTGCGTTTTATTCAGATGCCGATTTAGAAGGTTCAAAAATTAAATCGAACATAAAACAAATACCTTATGGCGAACAAAGCATTTTAATTTTTGAAGATTTTAATTTTGATGGAACAAAAGATATTGCTTTGCGTACGGGATATTACAGTTGCTACGGTGGCCCATCGTTCGCAATTTATTTGGCAACTAAAAACAGTTTTGTTTACAACGAAAGTTTTACCGAATTAGGTTCAAATTACTGCGGAATGTTCACAGTTGATACCGAAAAGAAACAATTAAGCACCATGACAAAAAGCGGTTGTTGTTGGCACCAATATTCAACTTATGTGGTAGAAAAAAATCAGGTTATTCCTATTGAAATAATAGAAGAAAGTTACTCGGGTGTTTTTGTTGATTATTCTATTAAAAAACGTGTAAATGGCAAAATGACAGAAAGCACTTACAAAGAATTTCCCACAGAAAACAAACCAGAATTTACCATTATTTTTGAAAACGGTAAAAAAATGCACCTTATGTCAATTTATGGTAACGAACATTTAGGCTATGTTTTTACCAACGCCAAAAATGTGGTAGAATTGTTTATAGATGCTGATTTTACCTACAATAAAACCAACCAAACCGTATCGTTTAAAAACGGTAACACAACTTATATTGTTTCAGAAAAAGGCATTGTAGTAAAAGACGGCACCAAAACACATCATCTTAACAAAATCAAGAAAATAACAGGTGCATTTAACAACATAAAATGGAACAAACTAAGCAATGTACAACTAAATTAA
- a CDS encoding leucyl aminopeptidase family protein — MLQLTHELKGNAFVFIVNGQTTLNNQTPDYVSQAFKTFQLAETKEDFIKVGNQFYFFVKEETNLEKMRVAGFNIRQKLDKKATEITIVGNGETTLALAEGLALSNYQFLKYFKDADEREYILEAIFMLGEISSEEINKMNNVIKAVFWARDMVNEPNSYLTANQLAKEIQEIGDEAHFHVEVFRKPEIEALKMGGLLAVNKGSIQPPTFTVMEYKPANPINEKPIVLVGKGVVYDTGGLSLKPTPNSMDLMKSDMGGAAMMAATVYAVALNKLNIHVIGLIPATDNRPGGDAYAPGDIITMMDGTTVEVLNTDAEGRMILADAISYATKYNPELIINAATLTGAALVAVGTRAACLMSNASNNVNTALLNAGEKVYERMVQLPLWDDYKEQLKSTCADLKNIGGSTAGTITAGKFLEHFAKAPFVHIDIAGPAFTSAPENYKGNGGTGTGVRALHEFLLNYK, encoded by the coding sequence ATGTTACAATTAACCCACGAATTAAAAGGAAACGCCTTTGTTTTTATAGTAAACGGGCAAACCACTTTAAATAATCAAACACCTGATTACGTTAGCCAGGCTTTTAAAACCTTTCAATTAGCAGAAACCAAAGAAGATTTTATAAAAGTCGGCAATCAATTTTACTTTTTTGTAAAAGAAGAAACCAACTTAGAAAAAATGCGTGTGGCAGGGTTTAATATCCGTCAAAAATTAGATAAAAAAGCAACCGAAATTACAATTGTAGGTAATGGCGAAACTACTTTGGCTTTGGCCGAAGGTTTGGCTTTATCAAACTATCAATTTTTAAAATATTTTAAAGATGCCGATGAACGTGAATATATCTTAGAAGCTATTTTTATGTTGGGTGAGATTTCTAGCGAAGAAATCAACAAAATGAACAACGTAATTAAAGCTGTATTTTGGGCACGCGATATGGTAAACGAACCTAATTCGTACCTAACAGCCAACCAATTAGCTAAAGAAATTCAAGAAATTGGCGACGAAGCACATTTTCATGTAGAAGTTTTCCGTAAACCCGAAATTGAAGCCTTAAAAATGGGTGGTTTACTTGCCGTTAACAAAGGGTCTATACAGCCACCAACCTTTACGGTTATGGAATACAAACCCGCAAACCCAATTAACGAAAAACCCATTGTTTTAGTAGGTAAAGGTGTTGTGTATGATACCGGTGGTTTATCGTTAAAACCTACACCAAACTCAATGGATTTAATGAAATCAGACATGGGTGGCGCGGCAATGATGGCAGCTACCGTTTATGCGGTTGCATTAAACAAATTAAACATTCATGTTATTGGATTGATTCCTGCAACTGATAACCGTCCGGGTGGCGATGCGTACGCTCCTGGTGACATTATTACTATGATGGATGGAACAACAGTTGAAGTATTAAACACCGATGCTGAAGGCCGTATGATTTTAGCCGATGCAATTAGCTACGCTACTAAATACAACCCCGAATTAATTATTAACGCAGCTACATTAACAGGTGCAGCTTTGGTTGCAGTTGGTACACGTGCCGCTTGTTTAATGAGTAATGCTTCTAACAACGTAAACACTGCTTTATTAAATGCGGGCGAAAAAGTTTACGAACGTATGGTGCAATTACCTTTGTGGGACGATTATAAAGAACAATTAAAATCGACTTGTGCCGATTTAAAAAATATTGGTGGAAGCACCGCCGGAACCATTACAGCTGGTAAATTTTTAGAACATTTTGCAAAAGCACCGTTTGTACACATTGATATTGCCGGGCCTGCTTTTACAAGTGCCCCAGAAAACTATAAAGGCAATGGCGGTACCGGAACTGGAGTTCGCGCTTTACATGAATTTTTATTAAACTATAAATAG
- a CDS encoding methyltransferase yields the protein MYEKTYPKKRFKITIDFLKEHLSTNDTILDLGEQNPLSTLMKNEGFNVQNTNGEDLDNDQTALINNNYNVLTAFEIFEHLLNPYTVLKNCKANKIVISVPLRLWFSTAYRSKTDMRDRHYHEFEDWQLDWLIEKCGYKITARKKWAHTVNKIGIRPFLRKFTPRYYMILAEKI from the coding sequence ATGTACGAAAAAACCTATCCAAAAAAGCGTTTTAAAATTACAATAGATTTTTTAAAAGAACATCTTTCTACAAATGATACCATTTTAGATTTAGGCGAACAAAACCCTTTGAGTACTTTAATGAAAAACGAAGGTTTTAACGTACAAAACACCAATGGCGAAGATTTAGACAACGACCAAACGGCACTAATAAATAACAATTACAATGTATTAACCGCATTCGAAATTTTTGAACATTTGCTAAATCCTTACACCGTACTAAAGAATTGTAAAGCAAATAAAATTGTAATTTCGGTACCGTTGCGTTTATGGTTTTCTACTGCTTATCGCAGTAAAACTGATATGCGCGATAGACATTACCACGAATTTGAAGATTGGCAATTAGATTGGCTGATTGAAAAATGCGGTTATAAAATTACAGCACGTAAAAAATGGGCACATACAGTAAACAAAATTGGTATTAGACCATTTTTGCGCAAATTCACCCCGCGCTATTACATGATTTTAGCCGAAAAAATATAA